A portion of the Edaphobacter lichenicola genome contains these proteins:
- a CDS encoding outer membrane beta-barrel protein translates to MKVVTPSLLRLALLSTLTLVSSRALAQSTPAATQQLQLSAFVAGTGTLTDLSGGKNLGITAGLDITVLHFRAFRPAAEIRGTYPVDGGNISSQKNFLVGPKMEYPIGRLHPYADFLIGRGGIDYLRGGYIFGNIKYLSSNTLVYSPGVGLDYNLTHNLAVKVDFQYQHWDTPAVQSGSISPKAFTLGGVYVFDFNPRHRHSQ, encoded by the coding sequence ATGAAGGTCGTCACACCATCGTTGCTAAGACTGGCACTGCTCTCCACACTCACATTGGTGTCCTCTCGGGCACTCGCGCAAAGCACCCCGGCCGCAACCCAGCAGCTTCAACTCTCCGCCTTCGTTGCAGGCACAGGTACCTTGACTGATCTCAGCGGCGGCAAAAATCTCGGCATCACCGCTGGCCTCGACATCACAGTTCTCCACTTTCGCGCCTTCAGGCCTGCAGCCGAGATTCGCGGTACCTACCCCGTCGACGGCGGCAATATCAGCAGCCAGAAGAACTTTCTCGTCGGCCCAAAGATGGAATACCCCATCGGACGTCTCCATCCGTACGCCGACTTCCTCATCGGTCGCGGCGGCATCGACTACCTCAGAGGCGGATACATCTTCGGCAACATCAAGTACCTCAGCTCCAACACCCTCGTCTACTCCCCCGGCGTCGGCCTCGACTACAACCTCACTCACAACCTCGCCGTCAAAGTCGACTTTCAGTATCAACACTGGGACACACCTGCGGTCCAGTCCGGCAGCATCAGTCCCAAGGCCTTCACCCTGGGCGGCGTCTATGTCTTCGACTTCAACCCACGCCATCGGCACAGTCAGTAG
- a CDS encoding TetR/AcrR family transcriptional regulator: MQSLQESGFVEERKARGRHRSIEAKTAILKATLQLLERKPLRKVTADAIAKRAGVSKATIYKWWPNKSLVALEAYLAGMTERVSAPDTGSAETDFILQLQSVNAFYTSSLGRLFCQFIAEGQSDAGFLALFRERFLYPRRDIARVMWRRGVERGEIGEKIDVEIVLDLIYGPMIFRLLAGHGSMSDSDAEAIVKTAFCGLRRANRLGEKKEKANGRGSR, encoded by the coding sequence ATGCAGTCACTGCAAGAGTCGGGGTTTGTGGAAGAGCGAAAAGCCCGCGGCCGACACCGCAGCATTGAGGCAAAGACCGCAATTCTGAAGGCTACGCTTCAGTTGCTGGAGCGGAAGCCGCTGCGCAAGGTGACGGCGGATGCGATTGCGAAACGAGCTGGGGTCAGTAAAGCGACGATCTACAAGTGGTGGCCGAACAAAAGCCTTGTCGCGCTGGAGGCCTATCTTGCCGGAATGACGGAGCGTGTCTCAGCGCCCGACACAGGATCGGCGGAGACGGACTTTATCCTGCAACTGCAGTCTGTGAATGCGTTCTACACTTCGTCGCTTGGTCGGCTTTTTTGCCAGTTTATTGCCGAGGGCCAAAGCGATGCTGGTTTTCTGGCGCTGTTTCGTGAACGTTTTCTCTACCCGAGGCGCGATATCGCCCGCGTGATGTGGCGACGGGGGGTGGAGCGTGGGGAGATCGGCGAAAAAATTGATGTCGAGATTGTTCTGGATTTGATCTATGGGCCGATGATCTTCCGGTTGCTCGCCGGCCACGGTTCGATGAGCGATAGCGATGCTGAGGCGATCGTAAAGACGGCGTTCTGTGGGTTGAGGCGTGCGAATCGTCTTGGCGAAAAAAAGGAGAAGGCCAACGGGAGAGGCTCAAGGTGA
- a CDS encoding DUF962 domain-containing protein, whose product MLGGRSWDSWIAEYSESHQHPLNRLTHTFGIPIIMLSLPVLVAASVWHRLLWIGVGLFCFGWALQFLGHAIEGKPPEFLKDWRFLLVGSRWWAAKMRGKA is encoded by the coding sequence ATGCTTGGCGGACGGAGTTGGGATAGCTGGATTGCGGAGTATTCGGAGAGCCATCAGCACCCGCTGAATCGGCTGACGCATACGTTCGGGATACCGATTATCATGCTGTCGCTGCCGGTGCTGGTGGCTGCGAGCGTGTGGCACCGTCTGCTGTGGATCGGAGTAGGACTGTTCTGCTTCGGTTGGGCACTGCAGTTTCTTGGGCATGCGATTGAGGGCAAACCGCCGGAGTTTCTGAAGGACTGGCGATTTCTGCTGGTGGGGTCGCGGTGGTGGGCGGCGAAGATGCGGGGTAAGGCTTAG
- a CDS encoding M1 family aminopeptidase, whose amino-acid sequence MKSNVVRSVLGRFAVLAIFVLVNPVAKAQVEPPPTTEQDAPHGKVLFNRNLDSPEVEKKAAVPAEQANVDVSDAERASLTFTAYDLDVHLVPAESRLAVHAGFTVKNSGKEPLKRLVFQISSSLHWESFGVESDGRVLPLAFVAHVIDSDADHTGKATEAVITLPQPLATGASLNLTSFYSGEVTLSAERLERIGAPLDKAAEADWDQVSAERIALRGFGNVLWYPTAAAPVFLGDGAKLFQSVGQNKLHQADATVHLRLTVEYVGDAPDAAFFCGRREQLKKVSENQNLPVAESPGVATAEFSPRQLGFRAPSLFVTDRAGTVTDNSLISAVTDHYDALPNYGAAATKVQPVLTEWLGTGPLGMLNILDHAGQPFEDDALLVTPIHASTPEELAPPLAHSLSHAWFGSSHVWLDEGVAQFLSLLWIEQSQGREVAVQRLQQDANTLALAEPPPATSSVSANGVSSSVPGGEGQSLILASDEIYYRTKAAAVLWMLRSIVGDAALQQALQSYRTDKLDHDPKEFQRVLERCAKRDLAWFFDDWVYRDRGLPDLSIANVTPRALDKIGNKGAGWLVAIEVKNDGDAAAEVPVTVRSGTLTSTQRLRIAGRSSASTRIVFEGTPSEVIVNDGTVPEMTAMIHTRQIDAH is encoded by the coding sequence TTGAAGAGTAACGTTGTGCGTTCTGTGTTGGGTCGCTTCGCTGTGCTGGCGATCTTCGTTTTGGTAAATCCTGTTGCGAAGGCCCAGGTTGAACCGCCTCCAACTACGGAGCAGGATGCGCCGCACGGGAAGGTTTTGTTCAACCGGAATCTGGACTCGCCTGAGGTGGAGAAGAAGGCTGCGGTCCCGGCTGAGCAGGCGAATGTTGATGTCTCAGATGCGGAGCGCGCTTCTTTGACCTTCACTGCCTACGATCTGGACGTACATCTGGTCCCGGCAGAGTCTCGGCTGGCGGTTCATGCCGGTTTTACGGTGAAGAACTCCGGTAAAGAGCCGTTGAAGAGGCTGGTCTTTCAAATATCCTCATCGCTGCACTGGGAGAGCTTCGGGGTCGAGAGCGACGGCCGTGTTCTGCCGCTGGCGTTTGTTGCTCACGTTATCGATTCCGATGCGGATCACACCGGTAAAGCGACGGAGGCTGTGATCACTTTGCCACAGCCGCTTGCGACCGGAGCGAGTCTCAACCTGACCAGCTTCTACTCGGGCGAGGTGACTCTGTCGGCTGAGCGGTTGGAGCGCATTGGCGCACCTTTGGATAAGGCGGCTGAGGCAGACTGGGATCAGGTCAGCGCGGAACGGATTGCGCTGCGCGGATTCGGCAACGTGTTGTGGTATCCGACGGCAGCGGCTCCGGTGTTTCTGGGCGATGGGGCGAAGCTGTTCCAGAGCGTTGGGCAGAACAAGCTGCATCAGGCGGATGCCACGGTGCATCTGCGGCTGACGGTCGAGTACGTTGGCGATGCGCCGGATGCGGCATTCTTCTGTGGACGTCGCGAGCAGTTGAAGAAGGTGAGTGAGAACCAGAACCTGCCTGTGGCCGAGTCTCCCGGTGTGGCGACGGCAGAGTTCTCTCCGCGGCAACTGGGATTCCGTGCGCCGAGCCTGTTTGTGACTGATCGCGCGGGCACCGTAACGGATAACAGCCTGATCTCGGCGGTGACTGACCACTACGATGCGTTGCCGAACTATGGCGCAGCGGCTACGAAGGTGCAGCCGGTGCTGACAGAGTGGCTGGGGACGGGGCCGTTGGGGATGCTGAACATTCTCGACCATGCGGGCCAGCCGTTTGAAGATGACGCTCTGCTGGTGACACCGATTCATGCTTCGACTCCCGAGGAACTTGCGCCGCCGCTGGCTCACTCGTTGAGTCATGCGTGGTTCGGCTCTTCGCATGTCTGGCTGGACGAGGGTGTCGCGCAGTTCCTGTCTCTGTTGTGGATCGAGCAGTCGCAGGGCCGTGAAGTCGCCGTGCAGCGCCTTCAGCAGGATGCGAATACTCTGGCGTTGGCGGAGCCTCCACCTGCCACCAGCAGTGTTTCTGCCAATGGTGTTTCCAGCAGCGTTCCGGGCGGTGAGGGTCAGAGTCTTATTCTCGCCAGTGACGAGATCTACTATCGGACCAAGGCGGCGGCGGTGTTGTGGATGTTGCGGTCGATTGTGGGTGACGCTGCTCTGCAGCAGGCGTTGCAGAGTTATCGGACCGACAAGCTGGATCACGACCCGAAGGAGTTTCAGCGTGTGCTCGAACGATGCGCGAAGCGAGACCTGGCGTGGTTCTTTGATGACTGGGTGTACCGGGACCGTGGTCTGCCCGATTTGAGCATTGCCAACGTGACCCCACGTGCACTCGACAAGATCGGGAACAAGGGGGCGGGGTGGCTGGTAGCGATTGAGGTGAAGAACGATGGCGACGCTGCTGCCGAGGTTCCTGTCACGGTGCGCTCGGGTACGCTGACCTCGACTCAGCGGCTGCGGATCGCCGGTCGCTCGAGTGCTTCGACGCGGATTGTGTTTGAGGGCACGCCGAGTGAGGTGATCGTCAACGATGGAACAGTGCCCGAGATGACCGCGATGATTCATACCAGACAGATTGATGCGCATTAG
- a CDS encoding efflux RND transporter permease subunit yields MWIVRLALKRPYTFVVLSLLLFIIGPVVMLRTPVDIFPNIDIPVVSVVWNYAGLSPEQLTDRIVLPFERNLTTTVNDIEHTESQTLSGVSVVKIFFRPSVQISQAVAQVTAIAQTALRQYPQGTQPPLVIQYSASSVPVLQLGLSGQGLSEQQLYDFGANFIRTQLATVQGASTPFPYGGKQRQIQVDVDTQKLQAYGLSASDIVNTVSTQNIILPAGDMKIGHIDYQVETNSAPSSIAGLNNLPIKTVNGATVYIRDIGNVRDGFPPQTNIVRVDGQRASLMTIQKTGNASTLNIISDVRAQLPLISAQLPPALKIQPIADQSVFVKGAISGVVREALIAACLTAAMILIFLGSWRSTIIIAVSIPLSVICSLLMLAALGETINIMTLGGLALAVGILVDDATVEIENINRNLEEGKEVEQAILDGAAQIAVPAFVSTISICIVFVPMFFLGGVARYLFVPLAEAVVFAMLASYFLSRTIVPTMAKYLLKPHDPDHDQSTHTSRNPFVRFQVIFERYFEKLRTWYRGLLTFCLEFRLGFLFSIVAFWIASLVLLYPWLGQDFFPSVDGGQFKLHVRAKTGTRIEDTARLCDQIEDVIRREIPQAQLGTIIDNIGIPYSGLNLSYSNSAPVGTADADILVTLAEKHRPTAEYTHELRDKLTQEFPGTEFYYLPTDMVSQILNFGLPAQIDVQLVGQQLTQNRAVAEKMMEQISHIPGTTDLRIQQPFNLPTWTIDVDRTRAQQVGYSQRDVAVSVLTSLSGSFQTNPTFYLNPQNHVSYNVAVQTQQYNVQTLQQLQNFPIATNGSTQQPQILGNLASITRGSEQGTVSHYNARPVIDIYGAVEGTDLASVSTKVEQLVKDTKGKLPRGTEIYVRGQIQTMHTSFTGLVYGLLFSIVLVYALIVVNFQSWLDPFIIIAALPGALAGIVWLLFLTGTHISVPALTGAIMCVGVATANSILVVSFAKEQMELGLNATEAALTAGFTRFRPVIMTALAMIIGMVPMALGLGDGGEQNAPLGRAVIGGLMLATFGTLTFVPVFFSFMHRNDRPMVEELTDNEEEERI; encoded by the coding sequence ATGTGGATCGTACGTCTCGCACTTAAGAGACCTTACACATTTGTCGTCTTGTCGCTGTTGCTCTTTATTATCGGGCCTGTGGTTATGCTGCGGACACCGGTGGATATCTTTCCGAATATTGATATTCCGGTGGTATCGGTGGTGTGGAACTACGCTGGGTTGTCGCCCGAGCAGCTCACGGATCGAATTGTTCTGCCGTTTGAGCGGAACCTGACGACTACTGTTAATGACATCGAGCATACGGAGTCTCAGACGCTGAGCGGTGTCTCGGTGGTGAAGATCTTCTTCCGCCCGTCGGTGCAGATCTCCCAGGCCGTTGCGCAGGTTACGGCTATCGCGCAGACAGCGCTGCGGCAATATCCTCAGGGAACGCAGCCGCCCCTTGTTATTCAGTACAGCGCTTCGAGCGTGCCGGTCCTGCAGCTTGGACTCTCCGGACAGGGCCTCAGCGAGCAGCAACTGTATGACTTTGGCGCGAACTTCATCCGCACCCAACTTGCGACGGTTCAGGGCGCCTCGACGCCGTTCCCTTATGGCGGCAAGCAGCGGCAGATACAGGTTGACGTCGATACGCAGAAGCTACAAGCCTATGGGCTCTCCGCCTCCGACATCGTTAATACCGTTTCAACCCAGAACATTATTCTGCCTGCCGGCGATATGAAGATCGGCCACATCGATTACCAAGTGGAGACCAACAGCGCGCCGAGTTCGATCGCAGGGCTGAATAATCTGCCGATCAAGACCGTGAATGGTGCGACCGTTTACATCCGCGACATTGGGAATGTTCGCGATGGGTTTCCGCCTCAGACGAATATTGTGCGCGTGGATGGGCAGCGCGCTTCGCTGATGACGATTCAGAAGACGGGCAATGCTTCGACGCTAAACATCATCTCAGACGTTCGCGCACAACTGCCGCTGATTTCCGCCCAGTTGCCACCGGCGCTCAAGATACAACCCATCGCCGATCAATCGGTCTTTGTTAAAGGAGCCATTAGTGGCGTTGTCCGCGAGGCGTTAATCGCTGCATGTCTGACCGCTGCGATGATTCTTATCTTCCTTGGTAGCTGGCGTTCGACGATCATTATCGCCGTCTCGATTCCATTGTCAGTCATCTGCTCGCTGCTCATGCTGGCTGCACTTGGCGAGACGATCAACATTATGACGCTTGGCGGATTGGCGCTGGCGGTCGGCATCCTTGTCGACGACGCAACGGTCGAGATTGAAAACATCAATCGCAACCTGGAGGAAGGGAAGGAGGTCGAACAAGCGATCCTGGATGGAGCTGCGCAGATTGCGGTGCCTGCCTTCGTTTCGACGATCTCGATCTGCATCGTGTTTGTGCCGATGTTCTTCCTTGGCGGCGTTGCACGATACCTGTTCGTTCCCCTGGCAGAAGCGGTCGTATTTGCGATGCTTGCGTCTTACTTTCTTTCGCGGACCATCGTTCCGACGATGGCGAAGTATTTGCTGAAGCCACACGATCCGGATCACGACCAGTCGACACACACGAGCCGCAACCCGTTTGTCCGGTTTCAAGTCATCTTTGAGCGTTATTTTGAAAAGCTGCGTACCTGGTACCGCGGTCTGTTGACCTTCTGCCTGGAGTTTCGGCTTGGGTTCCTGTTTTCGATTGTGGCTTTCTGGATCGCATCGCTCGTACTCCTTTATCCGTGGCTTGGGCAGGACTTCTTCCCCTCGGTCGATGGTGGTCAGTTCAAGCTGCACGTTCGCGCGAAGACCGGCACGCGAATTGAAGACACTGCGCGCCTCTGCGATCAGATTGAGGATGTGATCCGACGAGAGATTCCGCAGGCACAACTTGGCACGATCATCGATAACATTGGTATTCCGTACTCGGGCCTTAACCTGTCTTACTCGAACTCAGCACCAGTGGGGACGGCGGACGCGGATATTCTGGTCACGCTGGCTGAAAAACATCGACCGACTGCGGAGTACACGCATGAGCTGCGCGATAAGCTCACGCAGGAGTTTCCGGGCACGGAGTTCTACTATCTGCCGACCGACATGGTGAGCCAGATCTTGAACTTCGGTCTACCGGCCCAGATCGACGTGCAGTTAGTCGGCCAGCAGCTCACGCAGAATCGCGCCGTTGCAGAGAAGATGATGGAACAGATCAGCCACATTCCCGGAACGACCGACCTGCGGATCCAGCAGCCGTTCAACCTGCCGACCTGGACGATCGATGTTGATCGTACTCGTGCTCAGCAGGTTGGCTACAGCCAGCGAGATGTCGCGGTGAGTGTGTTGACCAGCCTTAGCGGCAGCTTCCAGACCAACCCGACGTTCTACCTCAATCCGCAAAATCACGTCAGTTACAACGTAGCGGTGCAGACGCAGCAATACAACGTGCAGACACTGCAACAGCTGCAAAACTTTCCGATTGCGACGAATGGCTCGACACAGCAGCCGCAGATTCTCGGAAATCTCGCGTCGATCACCAGGGGCTCCGAACAGGGTACGGTGAGTCACTATAACGCCAGGCCTGTCATTGATATCTATGGTGCGGTCGAAGGGACTGACCTCGCCAGCGTATCAACCAAAGTGGAACAACTGGTAAAGGACACCAAGGGCAAGTTGCCGCGCGGTACAGAGATCTATGTGCGCGGGCAGATCCAGACGATGCACACCTCCTTTACCGGACTGGTGTACGGATTGCTGTTCTCGATCGTGTTGGTCTACGCGCTCATCGTGGTGAACTTTCAGAGCTGGCTCGATCCGTTCATTATTATTGCGGCGCTTCCCGGAGCATTGGCAGGAATTGTCTGGTTGCTGTTCCTTACGGGAACGCACATCAGTGTACCTGCATTGACGGGCGCGATTATGTGCGTGGGTGTGGCGACGGCGAACTCAATTCTGGTCGTCAGTTTTGCAAAGGAACAGATGGAGCTGGGGTTGAACGCCACCGAGGCAGCACTCACAGCCGGCTTTACACGGTTTCGTCCTGTCATTATGACGGCACTGGCGATGATCATCGGCATGGTTCCGATGGCGCTCGGACTGGGTGACGGTGGCGAGCAGAATGCGCCGCTCGGCCGCGCTGTCATCGGAGGTCTCATGCTGGCGACCTTTGGTACATTGACGTTCGTTCCTGTCTTTTTCTCCTTCATGCATCGCAATGATCGACCGATGGTAGAAGAGCTGACCGATAACGAGGAAGAGGAGCGCATATGA
- a CDS encoding BON domain-containing protein, with the protein MSRLSRHALPTLAALLIVTLSAPAVIAQDNPAPGPTWSQEDTLRIVREVQKKITGLTTYGVFDWITFGIQGKTIILRGYASRPVLKSDAENAVKRIQGVEKVDNQIEVLPYSPMDDRVRAEVYNRIYTQPSLRKYNANQGTLGRAIGPGAGIALQAGGITNTPPMGFHGIHIIVNRGKVILYGVVLNDTDSAIAGMQANSASGAFSVDNDLIVQGSASKPKSAAK; encoded by the coding sequence ATGTCCCGTCTGTCTCGTCACGCGCTACCCACCCTTGCCGCCCTTCTCATCGTTACGCTCTCTGCCCCGGCGGTCATCGCGCAAGACAACCCCGCACCTGGCCCGACCTGGTCACAGGAAGACACCCTTCGTATCGTGAGAGAGGTTCAGAAAAAGATCACCGGCCTCACCACCTACGGAGTCTTCGACTGGATCACCTTCGGGATCCAGGGCAAGACCATCATCCTCAGAGGCTACGCCTCGCGTCCTGTGCTCAAGAGTGACGCGGAGAACGCAGTCAAGAGGATCCAAGGCGTCGAAAAAGTCGACAATCAGATCGAAGTTCTTCCCTACTCTCCCATGGACGACCGGGTTCGCGCCGAAGTCTACAACCGCATCTACACCCAGCCTAGCCTGCGGAAGTACAACGCAAATCAAGGAACTCTGGGGCGTGCCATCGGCCCTGGAGCGGGAATCGCCCTGCAGGCGGGAGGTATTACAAACACCCCACCGATGGGCTTTCATGGAATTCACATCATCGTGAACAGGGGCAAAGTCATCCTCTACGGCGTTGTTCTGAATGATACCGACTCTGCCATCGCCGGCATGCAGGCCAACTCGGCATCCGGCGCATTTAGCGTCGACAACGATCTCATCGTGCAGGGCTCTGCGTCCAAACCCAAATCCGCAGCAAAATAA
- a CDS encoding efflux transporter outer membrane subunit has translation MKTRNAAVTGALLSVLALSGCKVGPNYKVPAMPAPPAFSDDGHNGDWATAKPADGADRGMWWAVFQDAELNDLEQRCATANQNIAAALHAYEQAHDLVRENKSSLYPTVSVGAGASRNGTSLNAPLRPSATSYWDFLIPLNISWEPDLWGGVRRQIESSAANAQATSADLANTRLSLQGLLAVTFFQVRGIDLQAQLLRSTIDAFTQALQLTEDRLKGGLSSDSDVQQAKAQLEETRAQLIDLEVQREQFEHAIAVLVGVPATGFHIAEHPIAGDPPSIPTGIPSQLLERRPDIAAAERRVASANALIGVAKSAYYPNVFLGAGGGVQSSQISNLFSTGSTQWNAGPSATEVLFDAGRRRAQMDFAVAQREQATALYREQVLSAFRDVEDQLSALRVLEQEAAVQGRAVDAAKLSTELSTLRYKRGLAPYLEVLTNQTIELTDEREAASLVSRRIVASAQLQMALGGGWSATQLPPN, from the coding sequence ATGAAGACTCGCAACGCAGCTGTTACAGGAGCTCTGCTGAGTGTGTTGGCACTCAGCGGTTGCAAGGTAGGGCCGAACTACAAGGTTCCCGCCATGCCGGCTCCTCCTGCATTCAGCGACGACGGCCACAATGGCGACTGGGCGACGGCAAAGCCAGCCGATGGAGCCGACCGCGGTATGTGGTGGGCTGTCTTTCAGGATGCTGAGTTGAACGATTTGGAACAGCGGTGCGCGACGGCGAATCAGAATATCGCTGCCGCCCTTCATGCCTATGAGCAGGCGCATGATCTGGTGCGTGAGAATAAATCGTCTCTCTATCCGACGGTTTCGGTTGGCGCAGGCGCAAGCCGTAACGGCACTTCACTTAACGCGCCGCTGAGGCCATCCGCAACTTCCTATTGGGATTTTTTGATTCCTCTGAACATCTCGTGGGAGCCGGATCTGTGGGGTGGAGTTCGCAGGCAGATTGAGTCAAGTGCGGCGAACGCGCAAGCTACCTCGGCGGACCTTGCTAACACGCGCTTGAGTCTGCAAGGACTGCTCGCGGTGACCTTCTTTCAAGTGCGTGGGATCGACCTGCAGGCACAACTTCTTCGCAGCACGATCGATGCATTCACCCAGGCTCTCCAACTCACGGAAGATCGGCTGAAAGGAGGCTTGAGCTCGGACAGCGATGTGCAGCAGGCCAAGGCTCAGCTGGAAGAGACTCGCGCGCAACTCATCGATCTTGAGGTGCAGCGCGAACAGTTCGAACACGCGATTGCGGTACTGGTAGGCGTGCCTGCCACAGGATTTCATATTGCCGAGCACCCAATTGCAGGTGATCCGCCCAGCATCCCGACGGGCATTCCATCTCAACTGCTGGAGCGTCGGCCGGACATTGCCGCGGCGGAGCGCCGGGTTGCGTCAGCCAACGCGCTGATTGGTGTTGCGAAGTCTGCGTACTACCCAAATGTTTTTCTTGGTGCCGGCGGCGGCGTCCAGAGCTCCCAGATCAGCAACCTCTTCAGTACTGGCAGTACACAATGGAATGCCGGACCCTCGGCGACTGAAGTTCTGTTCGATGCGGGACGCAGAAGGGCTCAGATGGACTTCGCTGTTGCGCAGCGAGAGCAGGCTACAGCACTCTACCGGGAGCAGGTGCTCTCTGCATTTCGCGATGTAGAAGATCAGCTTTCGGCGCTGCGGGTGTTGGAGCAGGAGGCCGCAGTGCAGGGAAGAGCAGTGGACGCGGCGAAGTTGAGTACAGAACTCTCGACGCTTCGCTACAAGCGCGGACTGGCACCCTATCTTGAGGTGTTGACGAACCAAACCATTGAATTGACCGATGAAAGAGAAGCGGCATCCCTG
- a CDS encoding efflux RND transporter periplasmic adaptor subunit translates to MSQDKRPERTGSNADGRDRESSMSANEQNAARPNQDGGRVTTQAAGHSPNEGKHEPQQVSRGSLLTVVAILLMVAIGVGIYGVLSRKHVSAELAKYTENTSAPPVTLEQPVMQKSAREIVLPGNMQAYTLAPIYARTTGYVKAWYHDIGTPVHKGELLAVIETPELDQQLASAKADLATAQSNAGIAKVTADRYNDLIGRNAVSQQDTDNAVQALEARNTQVSSAAANVQRLEELVSFERIVAPFDGVVTARNIDIGQLISATGSTTTAGAGTVTGNKEIFDISAVRTLRVFINVPQIYSPDAKNGTIAKLTLPQYPGRTFEGKLVRSSDAVDPASRTLLAEVDVDNRSGELLPGSYTEVHLNVSSDAPALIVPVGALILSPEGLRVATVDSNHHAHLVPVTPGRDFGSTVEILAGLKPGQSIVANPPDSLTDGEEVRVVTPNGSKQGPEAKQ, encoded by the coding sequence ATGAGCCAGGACAAGCGACCAGAGCGCACCGGAAGCAATGCGGATGGCAGGGATAGGGAGAGCTCGATGAGCGCGAACGAACAGAACGCAGCACGGCCAAATCAGGATGGAGGCAGAGTGACAACGCAGGCAGCCGGGCACAGTCCTAACGAGGGGAAGCACGAACCGCAGCAAGTCTCTCGTGGATCGTTGCTTACCGTTGTTGCGATTTTATTGATGGTGGCGATCGGCGTCGGAATCTATGGCGTCCTGAGCCGTAAGCATGTCAGTGCCGAACTTGCGAAGTACACGGAGAACACGTCTGCTCCACCGGTCACGCTCGAACAGCCGGTGATGCAGAAGAGTGCCCGCGAGATTGTGCTGCCAGGCAACATGCAAGCGTACACACTCGCTCCGATCTATGCGCGGACGACCGGATATGTGAAGGCTTGGTATCACGATATCGGTACGCCTGTGCACAAAGGCGAGTTGCTTGCGGTGATCGAGACGCCGGAGCTGGATCAACAACTGGCATCGGCGAAGGCGGACCTTGCCACAGCACAGAGCAACGCCGGGATCGCGAAGGTCACGGCGGATCGGTACAACGATCTGATTGGTCGCAATGCGGTTTCGCAGCAAGATACTGACAACGCGGTGCAAGCGCTGGAGGCAAGGAATACGCAGGTCTCTTCGGCTGCGGCGAACGTGCAGCGGCTGGAGGAGCTGGTCTCCTTCGAGCGGATCGTGGCACCGTTCGACGGCGTGGTGACGGCGCGCAACATCGACATCGGCCAACTTATTTCGGCGACGGGAAGCACCACGACGGCCGGAGCCGGCACCGTCACGGGTAACAAAGAGATCTTCGACATATCGGCTGTCCGCACGCTCCGCGTGTTTATTAACGTGCCGCAGATTTACTCGCCCGATGCAAAGAACGGAACGATCGCGAAGTTGACGCTGCCGCAGTATCCGGGGCGCACCTTTGAAGGCAAGCTCGTGCGCTCGTCGGATGCTGTCGACCCGGCGAGCCGGACGCTGCTTGCGGAAGTGGATGTCGATAACCGATCGGGCGAACTGCTTCCAGGTAGTTATACCGAAGTTCACTTGAACGTTTCGAGCGATGCACCCGCACTGATCGTGCCTGTCGGAGCATTGATTCTGTCACCCGAAGGGCTGCGCGTCGCGACGGTGGACTCAAATCATCACGCTCACCTGGTGCCCGTCACTCCGGGCCGCGATTTTGGCTCGACCGTTGAGATTCTGGCAGGACTCAAGCCAGGTCAGTCCATCGTTGCTAATCCGCCGGATTCGCTGACCGATGGAGAAGAGGTGAGAGTCGTAACGCCGAATGGGAGCAAGCAGGGTCCGGAGGCGAAGCAATGA